A region of the Littorina saxatilis isolate snail1 linkage group LG12, US_GU_Lsax_2.0, whole genome shotgun sequence genome:
TTGGTAAAGGCAGCAGCTGTCCTGCTGTCAAAATATTCAATAGCTTTCCGTGAGCTGGGTTCTTTCTGGCAAGTGCTCTTGTGAGACCTGCTGGTGCAGCTGTAGGGGTTCCCTCTTTTTTGTCAAAAGCTGTTTGGAACTCAAGACTGTGGTGCTTCCTTACCTCCTTGGTGGCTGCAGGGTATGTTTCTTGTTCTCTGGCAGTCATGCGCTTCTGCATGAAATCAAAAGCATCCTCATGAGTCCTGTTCAGGTCTGGGTTGTGATCCACAACAGTGCCATCCAGATTTTGGGTCAGGTCGTCATCTTGCTGAGCGTTCTGAACAGTAGACTCCGGTTCCAGAAGATGGTTCTGTTCAGCTTCAACCAGCCGtgcaacatcatcatcatcatcattatcatcatcatcatcatcatctccagcAGCATCCTGGTCTTCACGAAGAGTATTTTGAGCAAATAGATCTTCAGTTTGAAGCATATCTTCCTTCTCATCCCTGTTCTTTTCTGAGAAGCTATCACCATCTGATCCTTGCAGTGCATGTTCTGGGGCCAGGGTTTTCTGTGAACAGACGTTCTTTTCAGAAATGTCATTTTCTGTCTTCTCATTCAGCAACAGCTTCTTTATCAGCAAGGCgcctgtggtttggatgtctgAATCTCTTGCCGTTTTCATTCCAGTGTTCTTTTCGTCTGTGGCTCTACTGGTTTCAAGATCAGTCACATTTGGTACAGTTGAAATGGGCTCTGGCGTCTGCTGTCTTGCCTTGGTGGATGAAAATCCAGACTTGGGTTTCCTCATCTTTCTGTTCTGTGTGCGTCCTTTACCATCTTGCTTGGACAGAGGTGCTTCTTTTGACGATGGATTTATCGGGTCTTCCTTGAAGTCTTCTGACATGTTTGGTGGCGGTATGTCCGCTGCATTTTGATCTGGGTCCGCAGATGTCATCTCCTTCTTTCCCTTTTCGTTTTCCTCAAAGTCGGATTTTTCCAGGACAACAGGTTCAGGGGCATCTTCCTCAACTGCATCAACAGTTTCAAGCTCAGGTTTCTTGTCTCCTTCCGTTGCGTTCCCCTTCTCCAGCATTTTCTCCTTCCCTGcaacttctctctctcccttttcaaCGTCCTTGCTGCAGCCTCTAAGGTCTTGGTGATCAGATATCTTGCATTCTGGTCTGTTCCCGAACTCCATCAGCATGGAACGAATGATGAAGAGTGCAGCAGCCTCCAGACACTTGGTGGCCTGGGCAAACCCAAGGGGTTCAAGTCCTCCTGTCAGTGGCAGCGTCTGGTAACCCATGGAGGTTGGGAAGGAGAATGACTGTTCCACTGGTTCTGCTGACCTGACAGATCTCTCATCGCCCATCAACAACTCGCTGAGGTGGCACTCCTGACTGGATTCTGGTCCAGAGgtttcttccttttttccaaGGGTCATGATACTGGAGAGGCCCCCCTTCAAACTAGACTGGTAGTCCAAATTTGTGGTCAAGTTCAGGGTCTGTCTCAAACCAGAGAGGTTGTTGCATTTGTCCAGTTTACCTAATTGATCCCTGTGGCTGACGAAGTCTTGTTCCTGATAACAGCAATAGATGTGGAACAGGCGTTGGGTGGTGAGACGATTGTTCCGCCAAAGGTTATGAGCCCTCTCCATGGCAACTCGCTTTTCTAATGGCTGGCTCCTCAGCTCCATGTCCTTACTGCAGTCACCTCCGTTTTCTTTCTTCGGATCTTCCATTTCTTGCTTTTCAATCTCATCTTTGATTTCCCCCAAACAACTGAGGCTATCCATCAGGCTTTTCATGACCTCGCCTGATTCAACCATGCTGCCGGGTAGATTAGACCTTGTCAAAGACCTAAACTTCTCCAAACTGCTGCACACACCCTTCAGAAATTCATGTGTGTTTCCACTCGTCTGAGCCAGGGCACAGATATCCTCTACCTCTCCCTGGTGCAGGTGAAGCGAATTCAGCTCTTCAACAAGCCTGTTATCCAGTGAGATCTGCGCTCTGCTTTTCTCTTGCTCAACATCTTCCAGAATCCGCTGTTTTGATTTGGGCCGTGGAGGTAGATTTACTGCCGAGTTTTCGCCAGGGAGCAAGTCTTCTTCCAGCTTCTTTCtgccttttttctcttttgattTTTTCCTGTTGTTCTGCGCAACAGCTGCTTTGGTGCCTGAGCGAGGGATGCTTGGAATTGATGGCAGCGATGCATCGGGTTCGGGTCCTCGTTTGTCAGAGCTGTTGGGATCAGCTTTGGGGCTGTCTCCTTTTTCCTTGCGCGGAGCTCCCCACAAGACTTTTGGGATGGTCTGGTTATGGTCTTCATGCCTGTCGAATACAACTGATTGTTTCAACATCAGAAACTGTGTTCATTATGAACCAAACACAAAGGAGAGTGATAAGAAAGGCATTATACTGCCAGATGAAATGGAACAATTAACACTAAACTGCTGAGGAAAAGCGATGAGTGTGTTCTCTTTTACAATGAAACACACTAAAAGCCAGACATAACATGTAACTCTCCTTACTCTCTCCCCCTACTTCCCTGAATTCTGATGCAAACACCACAAACAtactgtcacaaagatgtgagtagcataatTTGTGATGTGAACaacgtcgtgattttaacctccctaaatagtGCAGTGCGATGCGTAGGTGACGGGAGAGGCGTTATCACGGGTTTTGTGCCTTGCACGAGAAAACCATAgtttgacatgagttgtgtttatgagaactgtagctggtctggggtaaataacgtcacagcgtttgagattttcaaccgggaaggttgtcggcgcgtgtcggtcttgttctgggaacaagtactctttcaagagacgggtctcttaaggtaaatgatttaccttgttgtatattattgacgttggaatacatagctggagtgTAAAGGTTAggtatacaaagtgcactaaatcttagtgtgaagctttgagagaattcttgatgtaattgtatcacggtttttcatggggaatttcttgaacataaatgttacgcatttatgttatgtttaagacggtgtTGCTTTGTATGGCagtgttattcatagattaaGCATTAGTTTGGATAGtgaatgtggacggaatgtgaacgtagaatgaacgagaatgtatgagttggtacatgaacgtttggaagaagagttggttttagagaatgttgtattaaaacttggttaaattctttaggagtttccatgagggtctTCCATGGCGTGTACgagggagggaccttacacggCAGAGCGCGGGACGATGGTGGCGAGCAAgggaccacatcggcgcaggaTGACTAGACGAAGGAGTCTTCATCGTTgccggtcgtagctgacgacggttgttttcgctaatggcggaagggtttctcggggagaaacgtgaaaggtgtgtTGGCATCTACAATGAGAGTTTTTGGGAATTCATTACTCTACGAGGATTCAGCGACACAAGGAAGtgaaactggcgacatgcagtgagccgtgattcgaactcgtgagtgtctgtcagtaccttcttttgtgcgttaatctatatttgagaaagtatctttataatatgtatttacatgcattgagtgaaagctaaaagattgtgtgaactgtgtgtcgaaaagttgattcgtattgatgtatttgaagtgaagaattatgttgtttttggttgaggaaataataagcctgtatcctcccaaattctgttgttgaagtgtttggtgtgaaaagggtagagacagagcaatagggcagaacacgtacatATGAAAgtaatttcatttatttcacatgcaaaccacttcacgacacatacacacctttttCAGTCTTAAAATCAAAATTCAGAGTTTACCAGTGTCTTTATcgaacaatctttctttctttatttggtgtttaacgtcgttttcaaccacgaaggttatatcgcgacggggaaaggggggggggggggggggggggggggatggaatagagccacttgttaattgtttcttgtatcgAACAATCAAAATGTTTGATTCACCACATATTATCAGTTAAATTCAGATTTTTTCCCAGTTCCATTTTGCCCACTTAACCCTATTTAGTTTTCATGTCAACCTCACATTTCGCAAAAACCATCCCCGCTTTCTTGAAGACTGTTGTCGGACGGTGCCATGCGAATCCACCTCATGTTTTCGGGGACACTGGAAGCACTAGGGTATTGCGGTGTTCCCATACCATTTGCAAGTTCTGGGATACCAGTTGTTTTTGCCTCTTCCTCCTCCATCTTCCTCGCAGGCTGGTGCAGAGAGGAATGTTACTGTCTCAGTGGAGGCACCTTAGGCTTTACGCAGCACTCTGCAAAACAGGAAATTCATCCAAACAATTTAATGTATGCAACTGAAGGTAGTTTCAAGCCTCATCAGTGTTGTTTCCATACTTGGAGGGCAATCCTGGTCAGTgggacctggattgaaaataaGGTCTAAATGTCAAAATTTGTTTAGTCAGACctcctacatgtcaaaactattgGATGCATGCACTGTCACCGGCCAGGTGTCAGAAGAATGACTACATGTAATTCTAAATCAAATAAAGTATGTGTCAGTGACCGAAGACCATTTAAAAGGCCCAAGAAGACCACTGAGTGGGACAGCTAGCAAGACAAACAGCAATCGATACAAATCAAGAAAAGGAAGTGGGAGTGGATCAGCCAAACGCTATGACGCAATCTCCCTCGAAAATCATCAGACAGGCCCTTGACACTCCTGGAACCCAAAAGGAAAAACACTAGGCCAACAGTGGATAAGGCAGACGTGGTGCCGGAGAGGTCAAGGCAGCCAGACTGACACGCATGACGGCCGGGACAGCTGAAGAGGAATCTCTTAGAACCGAGTGCATTGGAGGAATGAATTAAATTGCTGCTGCGGCATATGTACCCCGAGAATCCAAAGGCTTAGTCAAGTGTTAGTCATTAATCTGAAGACTTTGATTAATCATTTAATGGTCAACACTCAAAAGTCTGTGAGCAAAGATTTAGTCTGGCTCCTCCATAATGAACGATTAAATCTCAAGGAAAGAACTATGCAATATTATTTCACTGCAGGTTCACCCACTTGGCGccaaattaaaaaacaagaatgcaAGATTCACCCACAAGAGACACcccaaaattaaaaaacaagaatgcaAAGGTGTTGAAGCCAATTTGAAAACTTCACAGTGAAATTTTTCAGATTTCTGCCGAATTGGAACATAAGATTTGACCTTTCTTCCCCTACTTTCtcctttttcttcaaactttttgaaCAAAACACAGACAGTATATTcagtactagatgaatacccgcttcgccgggtacggctgcaccgggaagaagtcgagccgaataccggctgcgccggggacccggctatgccgggtgtacgccggctttgccggcgcaccgcatggaggaagggagataatcgtggctgaaaacactggagaagataaggaagagttactgggaatggatccagagaaaaaccaaaatcggttcagcgctgtgcgcttagagcacgtgttgaaatatctcatcgataaggttgtgtccggggtgtagcggaatacggtctccaaatttgaaaaaatccaccgagaactttggccgtgcattgcggacacacacacacacagacagacacaagtcgtatatatatatatatatagatagaaacTCAGTGTctaaaaccaaaacaacaattattacaacaacaacaaatccagTCTCCACAAACCTGCTTCTTTTTCAACACACAAGCAACTGTGAAATGAGCAAAACCAACCAAAAGCGAACAGCCAAATCAACGATCAGTTAATCAAAGAAAAGCTCAAACTGCATTCTATAATACGCATGAAGACGCACAACCTCTTCGTCAATTGCGTCATATATTTGTCCCTGTCTCAGAAATCTCAAGTCCCTTACGAATAATTAAAAACTGCTTGTAAACTTAACAAAGAAGCCTGCAAAATGAAAATGTCCTAGACCAAAGAGTGGCTCATAAAGGGCAACTTCCGCCAAGCACTGTGGATGTCAAGATTTATGAATCAGCCTTCCATTTAAAACTAGATCACACAAGGACCGCGTGACTGAGTAAGGTCAAGGACTATTttctttttctgaaaatacaggAAAGGTTGTGATCGTATACATTCCTttctacagtcaaacctgcccaaATGACCACCTCTTGATATTTATGACCACCTGCCtattacaacctttccctcaaGGATCTCTTTTGAGTTTTTTCTAAACAACTTTCAGCTTTCAACAGCAACCTGCAGCACCTGTTTGCAATGACCACTTCTGGCCGGTCCCTTTAGTGGTTGGTATTACTAAAATGTTacagacaggttcaactgtatctGCTGTTGATATCCATTTGACACTTACTGTTGTCATTACATGTGCTACTGACACGATAATTTGTGAATACAAGGGGAGGAAAAACATGGCGA
Encoded here:
- the LOC138983068 gene encoding uncharacterized protein, whose translation is MEEEEAKTTGIPELANGMGTPQYPSASSVPENMRWIRMAPSDNSLQESGDGFCEMHEDHNQTIPKVLWGAPRKEKGDSPKADPNSSDKRGPEPDASLPSIPSIPRSGTKAAVAQNNRKKSKEKKGRKKLEEDLLPGENSAVNLPPRPKSKQRILEDVEQEKSRAQISLDNRLVEELNSLHLHQGEVEDICALAQTSGNTHEFLKGVCSSLEKFRSLTRSNLPGSMVESGEVMKSLMDSLSCLGEIKDEIEKQEMEDPKKENGGDCSKDMELRSQPLEKRVAMERAHNLWRNNRLTTQRLFHIYCCYQEQDFVSHRDQLGKLDKCNNLSGLRQTLNLTTNLDYQSSLKGGLSSIMTLGKKEETSGPESSQECHLSELLMGDERSVRSAEPVEQSFSFPTSMGYQTLPLTGGLEPLGFAQATKCLEAAALFIIRSMLMEFGNRPECKISDHQDLRGCSKDVEKGEREVAGKEKMLEKGNATEGDKKPELETVDAVEEDAPEPVVLEKSDFEENEKGKKEMTSADPDQNAADIPPPNMSEDFKEDPINPSSKEAPLSKQDGKGRTQNRKMRKPKSGFSSTKARQQTPEPISTVPNVTDLETSRATDEKNTGMKTARDSDIQTTGALLIKKLLLNEKTENDISEKNVCSQKTLAPEHALQGSDGDSFSEKNRDEKEDMLQTEDLFAQNTLREDQDAAGDDDDDDDNDDDDDVARLVEAEQNHLLEPESTVQNAQQDDDLTQNLDGTVVDHNPDLNRTHEDAFDFMQKRMTAREQETYPAATKEVRKHHSLEFQTAFDKKEGTPTAAPAGLTRALARKNPAHGKLLNILTAGQLLPLPKDENDYMPRKPSRVDIQGAVVVMLTNSDTASGGGSGGKGQGDNSVNSGSKGGDGSGQSRGGARPKTTRTGSNGGGGRDDEDEDRRPPKRNLPLDLPLGSDIASVENPKGQGVVPPDNFKRHRKKQHGAISNEELCQCLGQAGSGIEILRQSGRAGELNRCLLLCLHETSRVTSPSPEDLTCCTCAILHSLLSHFTNSAHDSGECSMCQQLFTLVQFHVLECLAWRREGEEEEEDLSLNICHKMRQAGLFAEEGVTSASPRVWMKVRKYLSAALGPVILLDITTQGGEFGQLELHERTEPLPHTTNSTTMDPHPHPLPSPRTKSAPEQFPLEGHTQNGAAVAASTSLSHTASEFSQAIMPKPSQGPQLRRRLSTKVILQRTIPEEPPSPSASSVPPATPVTETEEDVFKEESVKMKVETIVTLPSHFPQRAPETPDEQEDIMAIIRSYAKGRKEEASRKYSDDPYATQRVYGGMGTISMPEMQNRLIRVEQNLSVEMKPTGVPGIGEVVYGTRQQLLLVARNWAQERDECKASGKCRYQHREEGVILHPFKKKLKILHTRYQKHMQWERLIHLGNGVTGKCHLCIDRTTDFKFCCKKMHILQYEDQELEIWSELSHPHIVDFYGAIRHGEKIYLFAEFIDGGSLAALVKEQWTVGKRLSHWMALNYFRQLLHVLTYLESMGVLHEDIKGGHVCCCRSLFLVFGIGIDNGIVWSCEITLMEIGVAFSLGKASCQCLTVWCYPFFFLFFLRVCSHVSKPETFAVNLGSLSCACVHTGVLRH